Proteins co-encoded in one Arachis hypogaea cultivar Tifrunner chromosome 11, arahy.Tifrunner.gnm2.J5K5, whole genome shotgun sequence genomic window:
- the LOC112720300 gene encoding mediator of RNA polymerase II transcription subunit 13 isoform X1 — protein MWTNVFKIGGLHQLSWFQFLPNEPDPCFLPDKSNKVDQKDAAMLAVISSHLQLQKEGFLSAWTNSFVGPWDPSQGLHNPDEKIKLWLFIPGRHSSVIETAQSAVSGLRVVASGLWLAPGDVEEVAAALSQALRNCIERALNGLYYMRFGEVFSKFHHFQSEELFRKGQPTVEFVFAATEEAIFVHVIVSSKHIRMLSTGDLEKVLKHSMEAKYRLPVIVSPHGIRGSLVGSSPSDLVKQSYFSSTSKFRASSGIIGLPNHVSQGVGCQLRGQNCYVEVSLGFPRLVTDKALQSNKNSVRNLSKLHVAESPAAGRSDHKGSPDHLSDCEKTFLYPAEAVLVPVLQTSLARSSLRRFWLQNWMGPSLPGSSSFIHCAANVDSVEDPWAEINGSRMQNSYDSSSNSNSSSISSLSASSSDSDYKTTGPNELEADADSLTCRQSVVSSGDQLESDGPKLGSKRSRAGVTESLSTATNVPMQDAYMSDFGSMEVNNSAITGVGNEPIGSYWDWGDDDRGVEMDIQALLSEFGDFGDFFENDVLPFGEPPGTAESQALMFSAPDCGDVNSSPVGVMDVSDQMLLPVGFPSFESFDPPPPAAMEECLSKSQDNLNNSMLSGPVNQTQLSYTREFDHIMKTEAMMTFAPEFGAVETPSSELSTTLFKSPYFPKSRKADSSNSSTNSYLYGAAPPSSPCIEGSEGKNGMVINSKTCSGTHDATMNLHSKNYYTYVESRKDINDKKTVTCKNDSIVKSDGMVSPPFSNIGSNAVAKSGLKMNEGTLESEHLLLSAKTLLATDVMCVMFQASMCRLRHTLLSSSNIMPLGFGRPTGVAFFNQLPGDPSTTTENISGKYEVKKKENIPVRIAGDIEGGMLDGHLNAPVGVWRTVGVSKPMKPSSSPNMEVGPSYSHNSFSDEGLLSYSQRKPLQELLDGIALLVQQAISFVDLALDVDCGDGPYGLLALQEQWRRGFCCGPSMIHAGCGGTLASSHSLDIAGVELVDPLSADVHASTVISLLQSDMKTALKSVFPHLEGPLSVTDWCKGRNQSVDTGSILDGVSAESGISECRDSSEPLSPSLSSIGGSSSIKVSNMIDGAKVEENSQRRSGQDMCSSESEQQPCPRLKPTIIALPFPSLLVGYQDDWLKTSANCLQHWEKAPLEPYGLTKPLTYHVVCPDIDPLTSAAADFFQQLGTVYETCKLGTHSPQGLGNQMEIESGKLSSCGFVLLDCPQSMKIESSNASLVGSISDYFLSLSNGWDLTSYLKSLSKALRALKLGSCFSSNPSEGSNSSCMVIYVVCPFPDPSAVLQTVIESSVAIGSVIQQSDRDRRSLLHSQVSKALNVSATVDETSASNILVLSGFSIPKLVLQIVTVDAIFRVTSPSVSELVILKETAFTVYSKARRISRGVSSDFSQSAFSSRSHSVLTQMPSPISGMWKDCVGPRMAGHSIPREGDIDASLRTGTWDNSWQPTRTGGLSCDPSRSGDNFLQDETRYMFEPLFILAEPGSVEHGVSAVGSPNSDSSKTMADDGSGNYMQNTSTTGSADSASSIDGSGSDQKTLPSLHCCYGWTEDWRWLVCIWTDSRGELLDSNIFPFGGISGRQDTKGLQCLFVQVLQQGCLILQSCDTGLAKPRDFVIARIGGFFELEYLEWQKAIYSVGGSEMKKWPMQLRKSMSDGLSATSNGSSLQQPEMSMIPERALPSSPSPLYSPHAKPTGFMKGSLGQPAARKQLMAGHMVDNSRGLLHWAQSISFVSVSMDHTLQLVLPADSSPGYIEGFTPVKSLGSASSAYILIPSPSMWFLPPTTLQLPTCLTAESPPLAHLLHSKGSALPLSTGFVVSKAVPSMRKDYRSNLKEEWPSVLSVSLIDYYGGTNIPQEKILRGINKQGGRIPSWEAKDFEIETHLVLESLAAELHALSWMTVSPTYLERRTALPFHCDMVLRLRRLLHFADKELSKQSEKS, from the exons ATGTGGACCAATGTCTTCAAAATC GGAGGTCTGCATCAACTATCATGGTTTCAGTTCCTCCCTAATGAACCTGATCCGTGCTTTCTACCTGATAAAAG CAATAAAGTGGACCAGAAGGATGCTGCAATGTTAGCGGTGATTTCATCGCATCTTCAATTGCAGAAGGAAGGATTTCTCAGCGCATGGACTAATTCTTTTGTTGGACCTTGGGATCCATCTCAGGGTTTGCATAATCCTG ATGAAAAGATTAAGCTTTGGCTTTTTATTCCGGGGCGTCACTCTTCAGTTATTGAGACTGCTCAGTCAGCAGTATCTGGATTGAGAG TTGTTGCTTCTGGGCTCTGGTTAGCTCCTGGGGATGTAGAAGAGGTTGCTGCTGCTCTCTCTCAGGCTTTAAGGAATTGTATAGAAAG GGCACTTAATGGGCTTTATTACATGAGATTTGGAGAAGTATTTTCAAAGTTTCATCATTTTCAAAGTGAAGAGCTATTTAG GAAAGGACAACCTACAGTTGAGTTCGTCTTTGCTGCAACTGAGGAGGCAATCTTTGTACATGTCATAGTTTCCTCAAA GCATATCCGAATGCTTTCCACTGGTGATCTGGAAAAAGTATTGAAGCATTCTATGGAGGCGAAATATAGACTACCAG TGATCGTTTCTCCTCATGGAATAAGAGGCAGCCTGGTTGGTAGTTCTCCAAGTGATCTTGTCAAGCAAAGTTATTTCAG cAGTACCTCCAAGTTTAGGGCATCAAGTGGAATTATAGGTCTTCCAAATCATGTTTCCCAGGGTGTTGGTTGCCAGCTTAGGGGCCAGAATTGTTATGTTGAAGTAAGTCTTGGGTTCCCTCGCTTGGTAACTGACAAGGCATTGCAGTCAAACAAGAATAGTGTCAGGAATTTATCCAAACTTCATGTTGCTGAATCTCCTGCTGCTGGGCGGAGTGATCATAAGGGTTCACCAGATCATTTGTCTGATTGTGAGAAAACATTTCTCTATCCTGCTGAGGCAGTTCTTGTGCCAGTTTTACAAACGTCCTTAGCAAGGTCATCTTTGAGAAG ATTTTGGCTGCAGAATTGGATGGGACCATCCCTACCTGGTTCCTCGTCCTTTATTCACTG TGCTGCTAATGTGGATTCTGTAGAAGATCCTTGGGCTGAAATCAATGGATCCCGCATGCAAAATAGTTATGACAGTAGTAGCAATAGCAATAGTAGCAGTATTAGTAGCTTAAGTGCCAGCTCTAGTGATAGTGATTACAAAACTACAGGACCAAATGAACTGGAGGCGGATGCTGATTCTTTAACATGTAGACAGTCTGTGGTATCTTCTGGCGATCAGTTGGAAAGTGATGGCCCTAAGTTG GGTTCTAAGCGATCTCGAGCGGGGGTGACAGAATCATTAAGTACAGCTACAAATGTCCCTATGCAAGATGCTTACATGTCAGATTTTGGTTCTATGGAAGTTAACAATTCAGCCATCACAGGAGTAGGAAATGAGCCAATTGGGTCTTATTGGGACTGGGGTGATGATGATAGAGGAGTGGAAATGGATATTCAAGCCCTTCTTTCTGAGTTTGGTGATTTTGGTGACTTCTTTGAAAATGATGTTTTGCCTTTTGGAGAG CCCCCAGGAACTGCAGAATCTCAGGCACTTATGTTTTCTGCCCCGGATTGTGGAGATGTCAACAGCAGTCCTGTTGGAGTCATGGATGTTTCAGATCAAATGCTTTTGCCTGTTGGATTTCCTTCCTTTGAGAGTTTTGACCCACCTCCTCCAGCAGCCATGGAGGAATGCCTCAGCAAAAGTCAAGATAATTTGAACAATTCCATGTTATCGGGTCCAGTCAATCAAACACAATTGTCGTATACAAGGGAGTTTGATCATATAATGAAAACTGAAGCGATGATGACATTTGCTCCTGAATTTGGAGCTGTTGAGACTCCTTCTAGTGAGTTGTCCACAACGTTATTCAAAAGCCCATATTTTCCAAAATCACGAAAAGCAGATAGTTCAAATTCTAGTACAAACAGTTACTTATATGGTGCAGCCCCGCCCTCTTCTCCCTGCATTGAAGGATCAGAAGGGAAGAATGGAATGGTTATCAATAGCAAAACATGTTCTGGAACACATGATGCAACTATGAATCTCCACTCAAAGAATTACTATACTTATGTAGAGTCCAGGAAAGACATCAATGATAAAAAAACAGTTACATGTAAGAATGACAGCATTGTTAAATCTGATGGCATGGTATCACCTCCATTCTCAAACATAGGTTCTAATGCTGTAGCCAAGTCTGGCTTGAAGATGAATGAAGGCACACTTGAATCAGAACATTTGCTTCTATCCGCCAAAACTCTGTTGGCAACTGATGTTATGTGTGTTATGTTTCAAGCTTCGATGTGCAGGCTACGACACACGCTCTTATCTTCCAGCAACATCATGCCTCTTGGTTTCGGTAGGCCAACTGGGGTTGCATTTTTTAATCAGCTTCCTGGTGACCCGAGTACCACCACAGAAAACATATCGGGCAAGTAtgaggtgaagaagaaagaaaacataCCTGTTAGAATTGCAGGTGATATTGAAGGAGGAATGCTTGATGGGCACCTCAATGCACCTGTTGGTGTCTGGCGCACTGTAGGAGTTTCGAAACCCATGAAACCTTCAAGTTCACCAAACATGGAAGTTGGTCCTTCTTATTCTCATAATTCATTCAGTGATGAAGGTCTCCTTTCTTACAGTCAACGGAAACCACTTCAGGAACTTCTTGATGGGATTGCATTGCTTGTCCAAcaagctatttcctttgttgatttGGCCTTGGATGTGGATTGTGGTGATGGTCCTTATGGTTTGCTCGCACTGCAAGAACAGTGGAGGCGTGGATTTTGTTGTGGTCCTTCAATGATCCATGCTGGCTGTGGGGGAACACTTGCTTCTTCCCATTCTCTTGACATTGCTGGTGTGGAGTTAGTGGATCCGCTTTCTGCTGAT GTTCATGCATCTACTGTGATCAGTTTACTGCAGTCTGACATGAAAACAGCTTTGAAATCTGTATTTCCGCATTTGGAAGGGCCACTTTCTGTGACTGATTGGTGCAAAGGACGCAATCAATCAGTTGACACTGGAAGTATACTTGATGGGGTTTCTGCTGAGTCTGGCATTAGTGAATGTAGGGATTCCTCAGAACCACTGAGCCCATCCCTGTCATCTATTGGTGGATCATCCAGTATTAAGG TTTCCAACATGATTGATGGTGCTAAGGTGGAGGAGAATTCTCAAAGGAGATCTGGCCAAGATATGTGCAGTTCAGAGTCAGAGCAGCAGCCTTGTCCACGGCTAAAGCCTACCATCATTGCTCTTCCATTTCCTTCATTACTTGTAGG GTATCAAGACGATTGGCTGAAGACGTCAGCAAACTGCCTACAGCACTGGGAAAAGGCTCCTCTCGAACCCTATGGTCTTACAAAACCT CTTACCTATCATGTTGTATGTCCTGACATTGATCCACTTACCTCTGCTGCTGCTGATTTTTTCCAACAACTAGGAACAG TGTATGAGACATGCAAGCTAGGTACTCATTCACCTCAAGGCTTGGGGAATCAGATGGAGATAGAGTCGGGGAAGTTGTCATCTTGCGGTTTTGTTTTACTAGATTGCCCCCAATCTATGAAGATTGAGAGCAGCAATGCATCTCTTGTTGGTTCAATAAGTGAttactttttatctttatctaatGGTTGGGACCTGACAAGCTatctcaaatctctttcaaaggCACTTAGAGCTTTGAAACTTGGTTCTTGCTTCTCCTCAAACCCCAGTGAAGGAAGTAACAGTTCATGTATG GTAATCTATGTGGTGTGCCCTTTTCCTGATCCTTCTGCAGTCTTGCAAACTGTAATTGAATCTTCTGTTGCCATCGGTTCAGTTATCCAACAATCAGACAGAGATAGAAGATCATTGTTGCATAGTCAAGTTTCGAAGGCATTAAATGTCTCGGCAACTGTTGATGAAACTTCGGCTTCTAACATTCTTGTGCTTTCTGGATTTAGTATTCCCAAATTGGTCTTACAGATAGTTACAGTTGATGCTATCTTCAGAGTCACAAGTCCATCAGTTAGTGAGCTTGTCATTTTGAAAGAGACCGCTTTTACTGTATACAGCAAGGCTCGTCGAATTTCAAGGGGAGTTTCTAGTGATTTTTCTCAATCAGCATTTTCGAGTAGATCTCACTCTGTCTTAACTCAAATGCCTTCTCCTATCTCTGGCATGTGGAAAGACTGTGTTGGTCCTCGAATGGCAGGACATTCTATCCCAAGAGAGGGTGACATTGATGCTAGCTTGAGGACTGGTACATGGGATAATTCCTGGCAACCAACTAGGACTGGGGGGTTGAGCTGTGACCCAAGTAGATCTGGAGACAATTTTCTTCAAGATGAGACTCGTTATATGTTTGAACCCCTTTTTATTCTTGCAGAACCAGGTTCTGTGGAACATGGTGTTTCTGCTGTTGGTAGCCCCAATTCAGATTCTTCAAAAACAATGGCAGATGATGGTAGTGGCAATTATATGCAAAATACAAGTACTACAGGAAGTGCAGATTCTGCTTCAAGCATTGATGGATCTGGATCTGATcaaaagacccttcctagcctaCATTGTTGCTATGGATGGACAGAAGACTGGCGTTGGCTTGTATGCATATGGACAGATTCAAGGGGAGAATTGCTTGACAGCAACATTTTCCCCTTCGGTGGGATTAGTGGTAGGCAAGACACCAAGGGTTTGCAGTGTCTGTTTGTTCAAGTTCTTCAGCAAGGTTGTCTGATACTTCAATCTTGTGATACTGGCCTTGCAAAGCCTCGAGATTTTGTCATAGCTCGCATTGGAGGTTTCTTTGAGCTTGAGTACCTAG agtGGCAGAAAGCGATTTATTCAGTTGGTGGATCTGAGATGAAGAAATGGCCCATGCAACTGCGGAAATCTATGTCTGATGGGTTGTCTGCAACTAGTAATGGTTCTTCTTTGCAACAACCAGAGATGAGTATGATCCCAGAAAGAGCTCTTCCATCCTCACCTAGCCCTTTGTACAGCCCTCATGCCAAACCCACTGGTTTTATGAAAGGCAGTTTGGGGCAACCTGCAGCAAGAAAGCAGCTTATGGCTGGACATATGGTTGACAATTCTAGGGGTTTGCTTCATTGGGCACAGAGCATCAGTTTTGTATCTGTTTCTATGGACCATACATTACAACTTGTTCTCCCTGCTGATTCATCTCCTG GTTATATAGAAGGTTTCACGCCAGTGAAGTCTCTTGGCTCAGCATCTTCTGCGTACATTCTGATTCCTTCTCCCAGTATGTGGTTCCTCCCTCCGACAACTCTTCAACTACCGACGTGTCTCACTGCAGAATCTCCACCATTAGCTCATCTGCTTCACAGCAAAGGATCTGCTCTTCCACTCTCCACCGGGTTTGTCGTTTCAAAAGCAGTACCTTCCATGAGGAAGGACTATAGAAGCAACCTGAAAGAAGAGTGGCCTTCAGTACTTTCAGTGAGCCTCATTGATTACTATGGAGGTACTAATATCCCCCAAGAGAAGATTCTCCGAGGAATTAACAAGCAAGGTGGCAGGATTCCAAGTTGGGAAGCGAAAGATTTCGAAATTGAGACCCACTTGGTTTTGGAGTCTCTTGCAGCCGAGCTTCATGCCTTGTCGTGGATGACTGTGAGCCCCACATACTTGGAACGACGAACGGCACTTCCATTCCACTGTGACATGGTTCTAAGATTAAGAAGACTTCTACACTTTGCTGATAAAGAGCTATCTAAACAATCAGAGAAATCCTAA